The Thiothrix subterranea genome has a segment encoding these proteins:
- a CDS encoding cysteine protease StiP domain-containing protein, which yields MSETQGFHGSYAASDVTFLLRQIVMETTPVEEKERLIQSGQRHYSEMLTLESPPSAAHQALFEQALDDGLERLAREVQALALALQQRRPNRPIVLVSFVRAGVPLGVLLVRALRELGVESEHYGISIVRDKGIDQAAVDWIEQRHAFADIVWVDGWVGKGAIHGELQRSLGKRYPDSEIPLVVLADPTGKAWLAASGEDWLIPFGVLGSTVSGLVSRSILREDGGWHACVNYAHLAEYDVSQWFVDTVDACRRRQQGVAAADWADALRHTLLAQSQATIAQLVETYDITNLNRLKPGIAEATRAVMRRVPEHILVQRLDDPNIRLLRHLAESRGITLQAVGDGLAPYRAITIIKKTT from the coding sequence ATGAGCGAAACCCAAGGCTTTCACGGCTCGTATGCTGCCAGCGATGTCACGTTTCTGTTGCGGCAAATCGTGATGGAAACCACGCCCGTGGAGGAAAAGGAACGCCTGATTCAAAGCGGGCAACGCCATTATTCCGAAATGCTGACGTTGGAATCGCCGCCATCGGCTGCGCATCAAGCCTTGTTCGAGCAAGCACTGGATGATGGGCTGGAACGCCTTGCCCGCGAAGTGCAAGCCTTGGCACTGGCCTTGCAACAACGTCGCCCAAATCGCCCGATTGTGCTGGTCAGTTTCGTGCGGGCGGGTGTGCCGTTGGGCGTATTGCTGGTACGTGCCTTGCGCGAGTTGGGTGTGGAAAGTGAGCATTACGGCATCAGCATTGTGCGGGACAAAGGCATCGACCAAGCAGCGGTGGATTGGATCGAGCAACGCCATGCCTTCGCTGACATTGTGTGGGTCGATGGCTGGGTCGGCAAAGGCGCAATTCATGGCGAATTACAACGTTCGCTAGGTAAACGTTACCCTGACAGTGAGATTCCCTTGGTGGTGTTGGCTGACCCGACCGGCAAGGCGTGGCTGGCAGCATCCGGGGAAGATTGGCTGATTCCATTTGGCGTTTTAGGCTCTACCGTTTCCGGCTTGGTGTCGCGCTCGATTTTACGCGAGGATGGCGGCTGGCACGCTTGCGTCAATTACGCGCATTTGGCGGAATACGATGTTAGCCAATGGTTTGTCGATACCGTGGATGCTTGCCGTCGTCGTCAACAGGGTGTCGCGGCGGCAGATTGGGCGGATGCGTTGCGCCACACCCTGCTGGCGCAATCACAAGCTACCATTGCACAACTAGTTGAAACCTATGACATTACCAACCTTAACCGCTTGAAACCGGGGATTGCGGAAGCCACCCGTGCGGTCATGCGGCGCGTGCCAGAACACATTTTGGTGCAGCGCCTCGATGACCCGAATATCCGCTTATTACGCCATCTTGCCGAATCGCGGGGTATTACCCTGCAAGCGGTTGGGGATGGGCTTGCGCCATACCGTGCGATAACCATAATCAAGAAGACCACATGA
- a CDS encoding HpcH/HpaI aldolase/citrate lyase family protein, which produces MTTRISPYQLGATLYMPATRPDLLEVILRQKIPDLRSMVICLEDAVREDEVAASLTNLQHCLHELRGQERGVPLVFIRPRHPQMAHKLLAMQGIECIDGFVLPKFDNQSFAAWYAVVQAAPAHLLFMPTLETAQVLDALAVRELCERLQDDGIKSRILALRIGGNDLLSCLRLRTHHAHTLYDGPLGYVVAMLVTHFAPAGFHLTAPVFEYFQDHTVLQAEFQRDLLHGLVGKTVIHPSQIAVIHQALKVDSRDYEAALRILDDAMPAVFQFEGAMCEPATHHHWAVQVMERAKHFGCHLHAVAVDEGMEKECAALY; this is translated from the coding sequence ATGACCACACGAATTTCTCCTTACCAGTTAGGCGCAACCTTATACATGCCAGCAACACGCCCCGATTTGCTGGAGGTGATTTTACGGCAGAAAATCCCCGATCTGCGCTCGATGGTGATTTGCCTCGAAGACGCGGTGCGCGAAGATGAAGTCGCTGCCAGCTTGACTAACCTGCAACACTGTTTGCACGAACTGCGCGGGCAAGAGCGCGGCGTACCGCTGGTATTTATTCGCCCGCGTCATCCCCAGATGGCGCACAAGCTATTGGCGATGCAAGGCATTGAGTGCATTGACGGCTTTGTGCTGCCCAAGTTTGATAACCAGTCGTTTGCAGCGTGGTATGCGGTGGTGCAAGCTGCGCCCGCGCATTTGCTGTTTATGCCGACGCTGGAAACCGCACAAGTGTTGGATGCATTGGCAGTGCGCGAATTGTGCGAACGCTTGCAAGATGACGGGATTAAGTCGCGGATATTAGCATTACGGATTGGCGGTAACGATTTGTTGTCGTGCTTACGCTTGCGTACTCACCATGCCCATACCTTATACGATGGCCCGTTGGGGTATGTCGTGGCAATGCTGGTGACGCATTTTGCTCCAGCAGGTTTTCACTTGACCGCGCCCGTGTTTGAATATTTTCAGGATCACACCGTCTTGCAAGCCGAATTCCAGCGCGATTTGCTGCATGGTTTGGTGGGTAAAACGGTGATTCACCCTAGCCAGATTGCGGTGATCCATCAGGCGTTGAAAGTGGATAGCCGTGATTACGAAGCGGCGTTGCGGATTTTGGATGATGCCATGCCTGCGGTATTCCAGTTTGAAGGCGCGATGTGCGAACCCGCGACGCATCACCATTGGGCAGTGCAGGTGATGGAACGTGCCAAGCATTTTGGGTGTCATTTGCACGCGGTGGCGGTGGATGAGGGCATGGAGAAAGAGTGTGCGGCGTTGTATTAA
- a CDS encoding IclR family transcriptional regulator: MKAETDTTRIQVIDRAAALLDAIARYPEPISLKVLSAETGLHTSTAHRILSSLIDNRFVERDPAGRYRLGIHLLQLGVRLHNKIDLRSVALPYMEALRDQLNESVNLTLREGDVVVYIEKATPNRMMHVQQVVGSRAPLHVTAVGKLMLGVGSDDDIRSYAQRTNLPAYTRNTLSTLPQLLSVCQQAAQQGYALDNEEAEIGVGCIGVLIYDSTGRAVAGLSVSAPMERRQMAWVEAVQAAGKAISAQLGGV, from the coding sequence ATGAAAGCAGAAACCGACACCACCCGTATCCAAGTCATCGACCGCGCCGCCGCGTTGCTCGATGCCATCGCCCGTTACCCTGAGCCGATCAGCCTGAAAGTGTTGAGCGCGGAAACGGGGTTACACACTTCCACCGCGCACCGCATCCTCAGTTCCTTGATCGACAATCGGTTTGTGGAACGTGACCCGGCGGGGCGTTACCGGCTGGGGATTCACTTGTTGCAATTAGGGGTGCGTTTGCACAATAAGATCGACTTGCGTTCGGTGGCGTTGCCCTACATGGAAGCCTTGCGTGATCAATTGAACGAGTCGGTCAACCTCACTTTGCGCGAAGGCGATGTGGTGGTGTACATCGAAAAAGCCACGCCGAACCGCATGATGCATGTGCAACAAGTGGTCGGCAGCCGTGCGCCGCTGCACGTTACCGCCGTCGGCAAGCTGATGTTGGGGGTGGGCAGTGATGACGATATTCGCAGCTACGCGCAGCGCACCAATTTACCCGCGTATACCCGCAACACGCTTTCGACCTTACCGCAATTGCTGAGCGTTTGCCAGCAAGCGGCGCAACAGGGCTACGCGCTGGATAATGAAGAGGCGGAAATCGGCGTAGGGTGCATCGGTGTGTTGATTTATGACAGCACGGGCAGGGCAGTGGCGGGTCTGTCGGTATCTGCCCCGATGGAGCGGCGGCAGATGGCGTGGGTGGAGGCGGTGCAGGCGGCGGGGAAGGCGATTTCGGCGCAGTTGGGGGGCGTGTAA